The Candidatus Stygibacter australis genome includes a window with the following:
- a CDS encoding NAD(P)H-dependent oxidoreductase subunit E, translated as MAGDCCSENALFADLEKIINDKSDLENPLIEVLREAQELFGFLPEEVQLFIADKMGIPVSEVYGVVTFYNFFSMKPRGKHVVNVCTGTACYVKGAPRLLQMLTDELGVELGETTPDDLFTLSSVRCVGACSLAPVFVIGEDTYGRIENRDNLKAILDKYRQN; from the coding sequence ATGGCTGGAGATTGTTGCTCAGAAAATGCACTCTTTGCAGACCTGGAGAAGATTATTAATGACAAGAGCGATCTTGAGAATCCCTTGATCGAGGTATTAAGAGAAGCTCAAGAGCTTTTTGGTTTTCTCCCCGAGGAAGTTCAGCTCTTTATTGCGGATAAGATGGGTATACCCGTGAGTGAGGTATATGGAGTTGTTACTTTCTATAATTTTTTCAGCATGAAGCCACGTGGAAAACACGTTGTCAATGTATGCACTGGAACTGCATGTTATGTGAAAGGTGCTCCCAGATTGTTACAAATGCTCACTGACGAATTAGGAGTAGAATTAGGTGAAACCACACCCGATGATTTATTTACTCTCAGTTCTGTTCGCTGTGTCGGTGCCTGTTCACTGGCACCCGTTTTCGTGATTGGCGAAGATACCTATGGTCGCATAGAAAATCGTGATAACCTGAAAGCGATACTTGATAAATATCGCCAAAACTGA